CACCACGAGGTTGGGGCCCAGCTCGCGCGCGAGGCCCTGACGAGGCTCCGCTACCCAAAGGAGTTCATCGAGCGGGTCAGCCTCCTCGTGAAGATGCACATGTTTTATTACGACCCCTCCATGCCGGATAAGGCTGTGCGACGTCTGGTCGCAAAGTTTGGCGCTGATTTCTTCGCGGATCTCGCAAAGCTGCGCGAGGCGGACAGGTTCGCAACTGGCACCCTCGTGGGGGTGGGCCAGAATATGAGCCTTTTCATGGAGCGGCTCGAAAAGGTCATGAGCGAGGGCGTGGCGCTCGACATTCGCGATCTCGCCGTCAACGGGAAGGACGTTATGGAGATTCTCGGGGTACCCGAAGGCCCAGAGGTGGGCAGGGTGCTCCATTCGCTCCTGGATCGGGTCCTCGAAGACCCGGAGCTTAACACCCGGGAGAATCTCATAGAATTAATTAAGGGCGAGGGCAGAAATTTGGGAATCAGGAATGCGGGAATGCAGGGATAGAATGGCGCAGGAGTGTGGGAAGGAGGGAGAGGAATAGTGCAATTAGTGCAAGAAGGAGGCTGCAATAGCTCGCAAATGCTGCAACAGCGTAGAAATATAGGGCAACGGCGCAGGAAAATAGGAATTATGAATCTATGGAAGGAATATACTGAAAGACCGCGAAGTTTTAAAGGGGGCATGGAAGGATAAATATCCCAATTGGGAATAGCCCTCTAATCGAGCGAAATGAGGAGGTAAGGAGGCTATGGATGATAGAAATACGCGTACAGTGAAGTTCATCACCCAAACTGCCGTCTTGCTCGCTATTACGCTTGCCGTCCAGATGCTGGGCCTCCCGCAGCCATTCACGGGGCCGGCGGTCAACGCCATGCTCCTCCTGACATGCATATATGTCGGGATCGCGGGCGGCGTCATAGTGGGGCTCCTGACGCCATGGATCGCCTTCCTGCGCGGCATCCTCGCGCCGCCCCTCGCCCCGATGATCCCCTTTATCATGCTGGGGAATGCCGTCCTGGTGATCGTCTTCGGCCTCGCGAGGAGATTCTGGGGGAAAGGGGTCGCGGGCTCCGCCGCAGGGATAGTCATCGGCGCCATCGTAAAATATCTCGTCCTTTCCTCCGCTGTGCGATTTCTCGTCGAGGTCCCGCCCAAGATCGCCGTGGCGATGCAGACACCCCAGCTGGTTACAGCTCTCGTGGGCGGGGTTGCGGCCCTCGTGATCGAGCGCGCGTTGAACGCGGCTCTACGCAGAGGGTAGGGAAAGAGTAAAGAAAGAAAGGAACGTCGTGACGCTATGCGCCATGCGCACAGGGGCGATAAACGACCCCACGTTATAGTGGACGCAAGATCCATCACCTTCGACCATGACCCCGAGATCACGCCTAGCGGCGTTCTCCTTGTTCCAGCCGCAGAGTTCGCCATGGAGCTTGGGGGCACTGCCAGGTGTGACCTACCAGGGCCACATGGAGGGCCTGACTCGGGCGGCGAAGTCTTTATCGAGGCGCGCGGCCACCTCCTCCGCATGAGGCCGGGATCCAGAGTCGCCTATATAGATGGCAACGAGGCTTACCTGCCCGAGACGCCAAGGCTGTACCTCAAATCCGGCGAGGTTATAGCTATGGTGCCGGCGCGATTTGTCGCGGAAGGCCTCGGAGCCCGCGTCGACTGGGATAGGGAGACCAGCGCGACGATAATCATGTTCCCGGAGCCGTGCCTTGCGACTGGCCCCGTTGTGATCGACCCAGGCCATGGCGGTCGCGATAGCGGGGCGGTAGGGTCATCCCTGGGGCTCCTCGAGAAGGATATAAACCTTGACGTCGCGAAGAGGCTAGCGCATCTCATAACGCTTGCCGGCGGAAAGCCCGTTGCGACCAGGGAGGGCGATTCCTTTGTGCCTCTGAAAAGGCGCGTCGAGCTCTCAAATTCGCTTGCCGGCGTCCGGG
The Bacillota bacterium DNA segment above includes these coding regions:
- a CDS encoding ECF transporter S component, whose translation is MDDRNTRTVKFITQTAVLLAITLAVQMLGLPQPFTGPAVNAMLLLTCIYVGIAGGVIVGLLTPWIAFLRGILAPPLAPMIPFIMLGNAVLVIVFGLARRFWGKGVAGSAAGIVIGAIVKYLVLSSAVRFLVEVPPKIAVAMQTPQLVTALVGGVAALVIERALNAALRRG